In the candidate division WOR-3 bacterium genome, CACGGCGTAAGTTTCCTCTCTGCCGGCCGTCACCGGCGGTTGGTTTGACTAACGACATTGGAGCTTACGCCTTCTTCCTTTCCGGTCAAAATCAGCCCCGAATTTACAGGGATTATAGGACATCACCGACAATTCAGGGGGCAATCCCCCGGGCGAGGGAGGGGACTTTCGTGGAAGTGACCTAGCGTTCGATTCCTCAGACAGTTAGGTGGATTGGCGGCTCCCCAGGCTTGTATCCAAAGACTAAACTTCCGGCGTTGGCTCCGGAGCGAAGCTGACCTGCTCTGATGCCTTATGCTTTCCGTTCGTCTCCGCCAATCTGCATTCTGCACTCTCCCTTCTGAATTCTGACTTCGGCTTGACTTGCAGCAGAGAGCATCTATTCTCTTGCCGCAATGGGCGCGTCTGCTTCCGACTCCCTCGAAGGCCAGGTTGACCGCTTCGACCAGGACCGCAAGGTCTTCCTCTCCGGCGACCATCAGGCAGGGACTTCCTGTGTCGAAATCGGCAGGAACGAGGACAGGATTCTTGACACTTCTCTGAGCAGGAATTGTGAAAGCGCCCCTCTTTTCCCTCACAGTTCAGAGCGATGTCAAGGCGAGGCATGACAAGATGGTCGAGTTCGAGCGGAGTGATGTTTCGGAGTATCTGCGATTCTCACGCGATTTGACGACGACGAGACGGCCGCGCAGGCATCCGGGGGCGAAGGGAGCCTGATTTGCGGGAAGTAGAGGCGAAGGTCCTCGACATCGACCGAACGGCGGTGGAACTGAAGCTGGCCGAACTGGGGGTGATTGTAGGGCCGGAGCAAAGCTTCTCTGCGGTCTTCTTCGATTTCCCTGACGGACGACTCGGTACTGCCGGGCTGTTGCTGCGGCTACGCCGGGAGGGCGATCGGAGCTTTGTGACGTCCAAGCGGCGGGTGCCCGAAGAGGAAATGAAGGTGCGGGAAGAAACGGAGGTCGAGGTCGCAGGCTTTGAGGAATGCCGCAGTCTGCTCACCTCGCTCGGTTTCGTGGAAACCACGCGTGTCGACAAGTTCCGGGCAAGCTGCCGGCTGGGCAACGCCTCTGTCGTTATCGACCGCCACGCCGGCGAGCTTTCCTTCATACCGGAACTGCTGGAGATCGAGGCCGGCAGTGCTGAGGAGGTCCGATCGGTCGCGGCCCGGCTCGGTTTCAGTCCCAATCAACTGCGGCCGTGGGGTTTGGCGCAGCTAGTCGACCACTACCGCCGACGCGGCTAGTCCGGCGCCGCGTTCCTGTCACCACAGGTCTGTCCAGGCGGCGCAAACCGCGCCGGCAGCCCATGTGGTCCAGTTGGGCCAATAGCGTACCGGGCTGAACACCCCGCCAAAGGCCGAACCCCACGGCAGTAGCGAACCTGGCCGTTGGCACACTCCGTGCATTGGACGGGACAAGATGAAGTACACCACGTGCAGGCCGCAACCGGCTGAGCCCAAAGTCGAGGTCCGGCCGGCGGTCTGCCCGCAAGTCAAAACAGAAGCAAGGAGAAGGAGATGAAGAGAACGACAACGCTGGTCGTCGTGGCGCTGCTCGTCGCAGTGGTCGCGATCGTCGGTTGTCAGCGCCGGGACCGCGACCAGCAGGCCATCGAGTCGCTGCTGGCCGGATCAGGGTATACGAACGACCCGAACGCGCAGAGCTACGGTCAGAACGACACGACCCCGGAGTCCGGGGGCGACGGTACGTTCGGGGCCGAGAGCTACGAGGAGATACCGTTCGTCCGCTTCCGCCGCTACATCCCGCCGCAGGGGTTCTCCCGTACCCTGAACATCCAGATTCCCGCGTTCCCGGGCGGGCCGGACACGACCGCGCTCGTGACGATAACGTGGGATGTCATAGGGGAGTTGCGCACGATGTTCGACACCACGTCCAACCCGATTCCCGTCTGGCGCAAGCCGTTCCACGACGTCTCCGTCCGCAAGGTCTATCTTGAGAAGTACTCCGGACGCTGGCATATCGTCAAGGTGTCGCCGCTGGTCGTAGCCACGCAGAACGCAGCGTACGAACTGCAGGTCACCAGCCTGCACGCGGTGGGCCGCGTATCAGGCGAGGATTTCGACCTGACGACATCGGACACGATGCTGACCAAGGAACAGCTACCGTGCTTCGTGCCGAACGATACCGTCGATGTCACCATTACCGTGACGAGCAGCGACGACTCCTGCTGGGCATTCCTGTATCACGGCCGGCCGGCGCGACCGCGCGTGTGGCGCAGTCCGTACTGGCGTGCCGGCACCTGGACGTTCGAGAGGACGTGGGTCATCGGCGACGAGGCAGAGTATGACCGGCCGCACGTCCGGCCGAGCATACACGACGCCATCGGCTGGGGTACGCTATGGGCCGATTCCTCCAAGCCGTACGTCTCCGCAGCCTGGGGTGTTCCGTATATCGTCAAGTACCCGTCCGAGGAGATCCCCGCCGACGAGTAGCGCCTCCTTCAGTCGTAGGGAAGTGCCGGGCCAGAGTGGCCCGGCACTGCGTCGGGCCCGGCGCGTGCTGAGGCTGAGCGACAGGTTGAGCGGTCGTTGTAGTCATAGGGTTTTCCTGTAGAATCCGGCGATGCGGCGGTTCACCTTCTGGGCCGTTGTGCTCGCTGTGGTCGCGATCATCGCGTTCAACGTTCAGGGATGGCTGGTGCTGACGCGGACCAGCCGGGTGCTGGAGAAGGAGCTGGGCGACCGGCTCCAGGCGGTCGCAACTACGCTCGCCGCCGTGCTCGGCGGCCGCTACGATTCGCCCGGCACCGCTTCGCTGCTCTCCGACGTGATGCGGTCGAACAATCTCTTCAACTTGTTTGTCGTCGACGAGAGCCTCGCCTATGTCGCCAACGCCCGCGACCCGAAACTCGCCGGCGAGAAGGCCGCGGTCGAGGTCGACGCCGCCGAGGTTCTCGCCGCCTTTGCCGGCGCGCCGAGCCAGACCCGGCTCTACGCGGCCGGGCCGTACTACCTGAAGAGCGCGTTCGCGCCGCTCGCTGATTCTTCCGGCGTGGTTGCGGCCGTGCTCGGCGTCGAGGCCGACGCCCGGTTCTTTTCGACCCTGACCGGGTTCCGCACGTCGCTGCTGCTCATCAATGCTCTTAGCCTCGTCGCCATTGTCACCGTCGTGCTGGTGTCGGCGAGCCTGGCCCGCCGGGCCCTGGTGCTCGAAAAGGCCGCAGGCCGGGCTGCGACCATGGCGCTCCTCGGTCAGATGTCGGCGGCGATGGCGCACGATATCCGCAACCCGCTGGGCATCATCCGCGCATCGGCCGAGCGGCTGAAGAAGCGCTACGGCGGGGAAGGTGACGCCACTTTCGACTACATCCCCGAGGAGGTGGACCGGCTGGACCGGGTGGTTGCGAGCTACCTGAGCCTGGGCGCTTCCCGGCCCGGCGCTTCGGCGCCGATCGACGTGGCCGAGGTCGTTGCCGGAGTGCTGAAGGACGTGGAGCACGAAACCGCCCGCAGCGGCATCGCCGTGGAGACCGAGCTGGCAGGGCTGCCTACAGTCCATGCCAACCCGGTCGAGCTGCGGCAGGTCTTTCTGAATCTCGTCCTCAATGCAGTTCAGGCCCAGCCGCAAGGCGGGGCAATCCGCATCGCCGGTCGGCGCGACAGGGACTGGCTGGTCGTGGGGGTGAGCGACAAGGGACCGGGCATCAGGCGCGAGGACCTGGCTCGGGTGTTTGAACCTTTCTACACGACCAAGGAGAAGGGCTCGGGCCTCGGCCTTTTCTCGGTGAAGCGGATCGTTGAGGCGCACCGTGGCCGGGTTACGATCGAGGCAGCTCCCGGTTCGGGCACAACTGTGGAAGTCCGGCTGCCATTCGAGAAGGGAAGGGGTTCACGATGAAGGTACTTGTCATTGACGACGAGGAGCGTTTTGCCCGGCTGGTGGCCGAAGAGCTGAAGGACGCGGGACACGAAACCACCGTGCGTACTGGCGGGGCTGAGGCCGCAAGGGAGGCCGGCGCCGGGTACGACGTAGTTATCACCGACCTGAAGATGACGCCGGTCGACGGCATCGCCGTGCTGGAGAGCGTGAAGGCGGCCAGCCCGGAGACCGAGGTTATTGTGATGACTGCGTTCGGAGCAGTAGATACCGCGGTCGAGGCGATGAAGAAGGGCGCGGCCGACTTCATCACCAAGCCGTTCGCGATGGACCAGCTCCGGCTGCGCCTGGAGCGGATTGCCGAGAAGCTGGCGCTCAGACGTGAGAACCGGGCGCTCAGATCTGAGGCCGACCGGCTCGGTGAGATGGTCGGAGCCAGCGCCGCGATGAAGAAGGTCCGCGACCTGGTGGAAAAGGTCGCGCCGAGCGATACGTCGGTGCTGATACTCGGGGAGAGCGGGGTCGGCAAGGAGCTGGTTGCACGGCTCATCCACCGGCAGAGCGGGCGTGCGGGCCGGCCCCTGGTAGTCGTCCACGCCGCAGCCCTGCCCGAAACTCTGCTCGAGAGCGAGCTCTTCGGCTATGAGAAGGGTGCTTTCACCGGCGCCAATGCGCGAAAGCCGGGTCGGGTCGAGGCGGCGGACGGCGGAACGCTTTTTCTTGACGAGATCGGTGAGATCTCGCCCGCGTTCCAGGTGAAACTGCTCAGGTTTGTGCAGGAGAAGACCTTTGTCCGGCTCGGCGGCAACCAGACGCTGAAGGTCGATACCCGAGTCGTGGCAGCGACTAACCGTGATCTCGGAACCGAGGTGCGCGATGGCCGGTTCCGCGAGGACCTGTATTACCGGTTGGCCGTTTTCCCGATTACTGTGCCTCCATTGCGAGAGCGGAAAACCGACCTGCCTGCGCTCTGTGGCCATATCCTGACCCGGCTCGGCGCAGCGCCCGACCTGGGTGCCAGCGTAATGGAGCTCGTTTCCGACCACGACTGGCCGGGCAACGTTCGCGAACTGGAGAACGTGCTCGAGCGGGCACTGATTCTGTCCGGCGGCGGGACTATCGCGCCGCAGCACATCCAGTTGCCGGAACCGGTCCTTGTCCGCGCCAGTCCGGGAACTGCAAAGCCAGGGGGACTGTCCTCGGTTTCGCAAGCCGGCCCTCTGCACGAGATGGAGAGGCAGATGCTCGAGGACGCGCTGCGCAAGTCCGGCGGTAACAAGTCCAAGGCAGCGAAGCTGCTGGGCATCACCCGCCGGATGTTGTACACGAAGCTCGAACGGCACGGGCTGGCCAGAGATGAGGCCGCAGATGCAGAGTGAACGCGTGCTTCGGCCGTGCCTCAGGGTACAGGTTGTGCGATTCTGCACAGGATCCCGCCAAGCTAACTCGCCGGCAATAGAGGATTTAGCTCAGGCACGCCTTGTGCAATTGTTCCATACGACATGAAAAGGCTGATTGTCGTTTGTCTGCTGTTGTTGGTCGGTGTTGCCGCTGCCCAGACGGAGCGCGAGCGTGTTCGCACGGAACTGGTGAAGACCGATGAACTGCTAGCCGAAGTCAAGCCGATTG is a window encoding:
- a CDS encoding class IV adenylate cyclase, producing the protein MRGRREPDLREVEAKVLDIDRTAVELKLAELGVIVGPEQSFSAVFFDFPDGRLGTAGLLLRLRREGDRSFVTSKRRVPEEEMKVREETEVEVAGFEECRSLLTSLGFVETTRVDKFRASCRLGNASVVIDRHAGELSFIPELLEIEAGSAEEVRSVAARLGFSPNQLRPWGLAQLVDHYRRRG
- a CDS encoding GHKL domain-containing protein — translated: MRRFTFWAVVLAVVAIIAFNVQGWLVLTRTSRVLEKELGDRLQAVATTLAAVLGGRYDSPGTASLLSDVMRSNNLFNLFVVDESLAYVANARDPKLAGEKAAVEVDAAEVLAAFAGAPSQTRLYAAGPYYLKSAFAPLADSSGVVAAVLGVEADARFFSTLTGFRTSLLLINALSLVAIVTVVLVSASLARRALVLEKAAGRAATMALLGQMSAAMAHDIRNPLGIIRASAERLKKRYGGEGDATFDYIPEEVDRLDRVVASYLSLGASRPGASAPIDVAEVVAGVLKDVEHETARSGIAVETELAGLPTVHANPVELRQVFLNLVLNAVQAQPQGGAIRIAGRRDRDWLVVGVSDKGPGIRREDLARVFEPFYTTKEKGSGLGLFSVKRIVEAHRGRVTIEAAPGSGTTVEVRLPFEKGRGSR
- a CDS encoding sigma-54-dependent Fis family transcriptional regulator translates to MKVLVIDDEERFARLVAEELKDAGHETTVRTGGAEAAREAGAGYDVVITDLKMTPVDGIAVLESVKAASPETEVIVMTAFGAVDTAVEAMKKGAADFITKPFAMDQLRLRLERIAEKLALRRENRALRSEADRLGEMVGASAAMKKVRDLVEKVAPSDTSVLILGESGVGKELVARLIHRQSGRAGRPLVVVHAAALPETLLESELFGYEKGAFTGANARKPGRVEAADGGTLFLDEIGEISPAFQVKLLRFVQEKTFVRLGGNQTLKVDTRVVAATNRDLGTEVRDGRFREDLYYRLAVFPITVPPLRERKTDLPALCGHILTRLGAAPDLGASVMELVSDHDWPGNVRELENVLERALILSGGGTIAPQHIQLPEPVLVRASPGTAKPGGLSSVSQAGPLHEMERQMLEDALRKSGGNKSKAAKLLGITRRMLYTKLERHGLARDEAADAE